The Terriglobia bacterium genome includes a region encoding these proteins:
- a CDS encoding DUF177 domain-containing protein — MSEYFVDLKDLARDKVSFAASFEPGIVDFGGEMRQAGPLDWSATAERAGAEIRINGSLSTLLECLCSRCLEATRVEIQKPFDLFFRQRDEELFDEDEEIELEEDETRTAFFTGTKLAIADVLREQVLLALPMKVLCRVDCKGLCPVCGINSNTAACTCPGEDFSPHMDVLAEIKKRMEKL, encoded by the coding sequence ATGAGCGAGTATTTTGTCGATCTCAAGGATTTAGCCCGGGACAAGGTTTCGTTTGCGGCGTCGTTCGAGCCGGGCATTGTCGATTTTGGCGGCGAGATGCGCCAGGCAGGTCCGCTCGATTGGTCGGCAACGGCGGAACGCGCGGGCGCCGAGATCCGGATCAACGGGAGCCTGAGCACGCTGCTCGAGTGCCTGTGTTCGAGGTGCCTGGAGGCGACTCGGGTCGAGATCCAGAAGCCATTCGACCTCTTCTTCCGCCAACGGGATGAGGAGCTGTTCGACGAAGACGAAGAGATCGAACTGGAGGAAGACGAAACGCGAACCGCGTTCTTCACGGGAACGAAGCTGGCCATTGCGGATGTTCTGCGGGAACAGGTGCTGTTGGCGCTTCCGATGAAAGTCCTTTGCAGGGTAGACTGCAAAGGTTTGTGTCCCGTGTGCGGGATCAATTCGAATACCGCCGCCTGCACTTGTCCGGGGGAGGATTTCAGTCCTCACATGGATGTGCTGGCGGAAATCAAAAAGCGGATGGAAAAACTGTAG